One genomic region from Prunus persica cultivar Lovell chromosome G3, Prunus_persica_NCBIv2, whole genome shotgun sequence encodes:
- the LOC18784135 gene encoding uncharacterized protein LOC18784135, translating to MSSSSASKAIVAASVGVVEALKDQGICRWSSALRSVHQQAKTQLRSFSQANNKLSSSSASAAFSKVKDEKLKKSEESLRTVMYLSCWGPN from the coding sequence ATGAGTTCATCAAGTGCAAGCAAGGCTATTGTGGCAGCAAGTGTTGGAGTTGTGGAGGCATTGAAGGACCAAGGGATATGCAGATGGAGCTCTGCTTTAAGATCTGTGCACCAGCAAGCCAAAACCCAACTCAGGTCATTTTCTCAGGccaacaacaagctctcatcttcttctgctTCAGCTGCTTTCAGTAAAGTCAAAGATGAGAAGCTGAAGAAATCAGAGGAGTCTTTGAGGACAGTCATGTACTTGAGCTGCTGGGGTCCCAACTAA